A part of Terriglobales bacterium genomic DNA contains:
- a CDS encoding response regulator transcription factor, which yields MPKIRCLLVDDHTLFRQGVRRLLESESDFEVVGEAADAGDAVEKARELRPDIVLMDIGMPGLSSFEAARHIKKNRPETKVLFLTMYEDEDYLVQCLEVGASGYVLKDTPAPQLVTAVRDVYKGGKYLSSQVLGKLVEDFRSRVRDTKMRPRISTLTPREREILKLLAEGNSVKEIAVLLGLSVKTVEAHKFNLMRKLDIHNKAQLVTYAIQKKIIKIPVNQ from the coding sequence ATGCCGAAAATCAGATGTCTTTTAGTGGATGACCACACGCTTTTCCGTCAGGGTGTACGTCGCCTGCTAGAAAGCGAGTCCGACTTTGAAGTGGTTGGCGAAGCGGCCGACGCCGGTGATGCCGTCGAAAAGGCGCGTGAGTTGCGCCCTGATATCGTGCTCATGGATATCGGCATGCCCGGACTTTCCTCGTTTGAAGCCGCTCGCCACATCAAGAAAAACCGCCCTGAAACAAAAGTCTTGTTCCTCACCATGTACGAAGACGAGGACTACCTGGTCCAGTGCCTCGAAGTCGGCGCTTCCGGTTACGTCCTCAAAGACACCCCGGCCCCGCAACTAGTCACCGCCGTTCGCGACGTCTACAAGGGAGGCAAGTACCTGAGTTCCCAGGTACTCGGTAAGCTCGTCGAAGACTTCCGATCCCGCGTCCGCGACACCAAGATGCGCCCGCGCATTTCCACTCTCACTCCTCGCGAGCGCGAAATCCTCAAGTTGCTGGCGGAAGGCAATTCCGTAAAAGAGATCGCCGTTCTGCTCGGCCTCAGCGTAAAGACCGTGGAAGCGCACAAGTTCAACCTCATGCGCAAGCTCGACATCCACAACAAGGCGCAGTTGGTCACCTACGCCATCCAGAAGAAGATCATCAAGATTCCAGTCAACCAGTAA